GAACGAACGCCGACAGCGGCACCATGTGCCCGGCGTTGTTGCGCACGTGCATTTTCAGCAGGTCATCAACCTGACTGCGCTGATCGCCTTCGGCCTGGACCACCACCCGCTGCATGCGCCCCTGATTGGGGAAGTCGTTGATGTAGGAAGAACCCACGGCAGTGGACAACACGCTGCCGATGTCGGCGAACGACACGCCCAGCGCATTGGCCTGCTTGCGGTCTACCTCCAGTTGTACCTGCGGCGCTTCGGCCAGCGCGCTTTCGCGCACGTTCATCAGCACCGGGCTTTTCTCGGCGGCGGCGAGCAGTTCAGTGCGCGCCTGCATCAATGTCGCATGACCGAGACCGCCGCGATCCTGCAGACGGAATTCGAAACCGCTCGACGTGCCGAGGCCGTCTACGGGCGGTGGCAATACCGAGAACGCCATGGCGTCCTTGATCTGGCTCAGGGCGATGTTGGCACGGTCGGCAATCGAGCTTGCCGCATCATCGCTGCTGCGCTGCGACCAATCCTTCAGCGTGGAAAAGGCCAGCGCCGCGTTCTGCCCGCTACCAGAGAAGCTGAATCCGAGAATCACCACACTGTCACTGATACCGGGCTCGCCAGCGTTATGCGCTTCAAGCTGCTCGGCGACTTGCACCGTACGGTTCTTGGTGGCCCCGGGTGGCAGTTGAATATCGGTGATGGTGTAACCCTGATCCTCAACCGGCAGGAACGAGGAGGGCAGACGCGCAAAGCACAACCCCATGCCGATCAGCAGCACGCCGTAGATCAGCAGATAACGCCCGCTGCGCTTCAGCGCGTAGCCGACCCAGCCTTGATAGCGATCGGCCAGTTGCTCGAAGCGGCGGTTGAACCAGCCGAAGAATCCGCTTTTCTCGTGGTGCTCGCCCTTGGTAATTGGCTTGAGCAGCGTGGCGCACAGTGCAGGCGTCAGCGTCAGGGCCAGAAACGCCGAGAACAGAATCGATGTCGCCATCGACAGTGAGAACTGCCGGTAAATCACGCCCACCGAACCCTGCATGAACGCCATCGGGATGAATACCGCCACCAGCACCAGAGTAATACCGATGATCGCCCCGGTGATCTGTTTCATGGCCTTGCGCGTCGCCTCTTTCGGCGACAGGCCTTCAGTGGCCATGATCCGTTCGACGTTCTCCACCACGACGATGGCGTCGTCCACCAGAATGCCGATGGCCAGGACCATGCCGAACATGGTCAGTACGTTGATCGAGAAACCCAGCGCGAGCATGGTGGCGAAGGTGCCCATCAGGGCCACCGGCACCACCAGCGTCGGGATCAGCGTGTATCGGATGTTCTGCAGGAACAGGAACATCACCGCAAACACCAGCAGCATCGCTTCGCCCAAGGTGTAAACCACTTTGGTGATCGAGACTTTGACGAACGGCGAGGTGTCGTACGGAATCTTGTATTCGACGCCGGCCGGGAAGTAGCGCGACAGTTCGTCCATCTTCGCCCGGATCAATGTGGCGGTCGCCAGCGCATTGGCCCCAGGCGCCAACTGCACGCCGACGGCGGTGGACGGCTTGCCGTTCAAGCGCGTGCCGAACTGGTATTCCTGACTGCCGACTTCGACCCGTGCCACATCGCCGATGCGCACGGTGGAGCCGTCGGCATTGGCCTTGAGCACGATGTCGGCGAACTCTTCCGGCGTCGACAACTGCCCCTTGACCAGAATGGTCGCGGTGATTTCCTGCGAGGATGGGTTGGGCAAGTCGCCAATACTGCCCGCCGAAACCTGCGCGTTTTGCGCGACGATGGCGGCGTTGACGTCAGCCGGGGTCAGATTGAA
The Pseudomonas fluorescens genome window above contains:
- a CDS encoding efflux RND transporter permease subunit, encoding MPQFFIDRPVFAWVVALFILLAGALAIPQLPVAQYPDVAPPQIEIYAVYPGASAQTVDESVVSLIEEELNGADHLLYFESQSSLGSATIKATFQPGTNPELAQVDVQNRLKVVESRLPQAVNQQGLQVEKVSAGFLLLITLTSSDGKLDDVALSDYLARNVMNEIKRIDGVGKAQLYGAERAMRIWIDPQKLIGFNLTPADVNAAIVAQNAQVSAGSIGDLPNPSSQEITATILVKGQLSTPEEFADIVLKANADGSTVRIGDVARVEVGSQEYQFGTRLNGKPSTAVGVQLAPGANALATATLIRAKMDELSRYFPAGVEYKIPYDTSPFVKVSITKVVYTLGEAMLLVFAVMFLFLQNIRYTLIPTLVVPVALMGTFATMLALGFSINVLTMFGMVLAIGILVDDAIVVVENVERIMATEGLSPKEATRKAMKQITGAIIGITLVLVAVFIPMAFMQGSVGVIYRQFSLSMATSILFSAFLALTLTPALCATLLKPITKGEHHEKSGFFGWFNRRFEQLADRYQGWVGYALKRSGRYLLIYGVLLIGMGLCFARLPSSFLPVEDQGYTITDIQLPPGATKNRTVQVAEQLEAHNAGEPGISDSVVILGFSFSGSGQNAALAFSTLKDWSQRSSDDAASSIADRANIALSQIKDAMAFSVLPPPVDGLGTSSGFEFRLQDRGGLGHATLMQARTELLAAAEKSPVLMNVRESALAEAPQVQLEVDRKQANALGVSFADIGSVLSTAVGSSYINDFPNQGRMQRVVVQAEGDQRSQVDDLLKMHVRNNAGHMVPLSAFVQAKWMQGPAQLTRYNGYPAIAISGEPSPGHSTGEAMAEIERLVAQGPKGLGQEWTGLSLQERLSGSQAPILLGLSLLIVFLCLAALYESWSIPTSVLLVVPLGVLGAVLAVTLRGMPNDVFFKVGLITIIGLSAKNAILIIEFAKSLYDEGHDLIDATLQAARLRLRPIVMTSLAFILGVVPLAIATGASSASQQAIGTGVIGGMITATLAVIFVPLFFVVVMKLVRRFTKHH